The proteins below are encoded in one region of Capsicum annuum cultivar UCD-10X-F1 unplaced genomic scaffold, UCD10Xv1.1 ctg5272, whole genome shotgun sequence:
- the LOC107873742 gene encoding mitochondrial import inner membrane translocase subunit TIM10, whose translation MAANNFPTEVDTEKIFGMAEKEMEYRVEFFNKLTHTCFNKCVSTKYREGELYMGENTCIDRCVSKYQQGRAVKGRWMGSPEVGEETG comes from the exons ATGGCTGCTAATAACTTTCCAACAGAAGTTGACACGGAGAAG ATTTTTGGCATGGCCGAGAAGGAGATGGAGTATAGAGTTGAATTTTTTAACAA GCTAACCCATACATGCTTCAACAAGTGTGTCTCGACAAAGTACAGAGAAGGTGAGCtatatatgggtgaaaatacctgCATTGATCGTTGTGTCTCAAAATATCAGCAG GGTAGAGCCGTGAAAGGTCGCTGGATGGGGTCACCAGAGGTTGGGGAAGAGACAGGGTAG